A single Anopheles arabiensis isolate DONGOLA chromosome 2, AaraD3, whole genome shotgun sequence DNA region contains:
- the LOC120894694 gene encoding scavenger receptor class B member 1, which produces MTTTPAFAIVSKKKRVVKLCCLGVLFLTLAYAVIVIDPTEVIVEDKLSMYEGSYLNRLWKKPPLEVFISIYVFNVTNPVAFMRGEERLRVQEIGPYVYQEFLEHRNSTFNQNGTLSFVPVRRQVFVPERSVGDPKQDRIMIPNIALLGVSSAAYRMSTFAAFAVAAALKPLGMSPILNITTHDLLWGYDDPLVRIASTLLPDIIHFQKLGVLDRMFDDGFDTVTINLPQSVHNQRHDAEIDILPEDISDDLIVGLEEEYYHDLISRSTTEELIRDYSIDVWNGSPGLAHWGYVAKDHWDANRRNTPCNTLQGSYDGSVFPRNISKTEVFKVYRKAFCRTLPIAFEREGEVDGIKAYWFSIKENAFESSMDDPYTSCYCKNNRCLPKGLGDLSPCWYNIPVAVSLPHFYKGDPSLSQAIDGLSPNKEKHDAVIIMQPQLGIPMKANIRVQISLLTNVSFNSELRPFHNTVIPLIWAEMSLEKLTPELILLLNLLFGIAPYLQTGFVCVLALLGASLIATAALVLLCSSDATTFEYDPRKSIRYSTVNIIPYPLRKELEKYGETEVIRREPLLIENVA; this is translated from the exons ATGACAACAACGCCAGCATTCGCAATCgtctcgaaaaaaaaac GTGTTGTTAAGCTATGTTGCCTTGGAGTGTTGTTCTTGACACTAGCGTATGCAGTCATTGTGATAGATCCCACCGAAGTAATTGTCGAAGAC AAACTGTCCATGTATGAAGGATCCTATTTAAACCGCTTATGGAAGAAGCCACCGTTAGAGGTTTTCATCAGTATTTACGTGTTCAATGTTACCAACCCGGTGGCCTTCATGCGGGGCGAGGAGCGCTTACGTGTACAGGAAATAGGGCCGTACGTATACCAGGAATTTTTGGAACACCGCAACTCTACCTTCAACCAGAATGGTACGCTTAGCTTTGTACCCGTGCGAAGACAGGTGTTTGTACCGGAACGATCGGTGGGTGATCCGAAGCAAGATCGTATTATGATACCGAACATAGCGTTGTTAGGTGTGTCAAGCGCTGCCTATCGCATGTCTACGTTTGCCGCATTTGCAGTAGCCGCTGCTCTCAAGCCTCTCGGCATGTCGCCTATTCTAAACATTACCACTCATGATCTCCTCTGGGGCTACGATGATCCTCTGGTAAGGATTGCTTCAACCTTGCTGCCAGATataattcattttcaaaaattagGCGTATTAGATCGG ATGTTTGACGATGGATTCGATACGGTCACCATAAATTTACCCCAATCGGTACATAACCAACGACACGATGCGGAAATCGACATATTACCTGAAGATATCTCGGATGATCTGATCGTAGGCttagaagaagaatattatCATGATTTAATATCGCGTTCAACAACCGAAGAACTGATCCGTGACTATTCAATTGACGTTTGGAATGGATCTCCTGGTCTAGCTCATTGGGGTTATGTCGCAAAGGATCATTGGGATGCGAATAGACG aaacacACCATGTAATACCTTACAAGGTTCATATGATGGCTCAGTTTTTCCTCGAAACATTTCTAAAACAGAAGTATTTAAGGTGTATCGTAAAGCTTTCTGTCGCACCTTACCGATAGCATTCGAACGCGAAGGCGAAGTGGATGGCATCAAGGCATACTGGTTCTCAATTAAGGAAAATGCATTCGAAAGCTCTATGGATGATCCGTACACATCGTGCTACTGTAAAAACAATCGATGTTTACCAAAAGGACTAGGGGATTTGAGTCCCTGCTGGTACA ACATACCCGTAGCGGTCTCCTTACCGCATTTCTACAAAGGGGATCCATCTCTTTCGCAAGCGATTGATGGGTTAAGCCCAAACAAGGAAAAACATGACGCTGTTATCATTATGCAACCG CAACTTGGTATTCCTATGAAAGCAAACATTCGTGTACAGATCAGCCTATTAACAAACGTAAGCTTCAATTCAGAGCTAAGACCATTCCACAATACTGTGATTCCGTTGATATGGGCTGAAATG TCTTTAGAAAAGCTCACGCCAGAGTTAATACTTCTGCTCAACTTACTATTCGGTATTGCACCTTATTTGCAAACAGGATTCGTTTGCGTACTAGCATTGCTGGGAGCCTCTTTAATTGCAACTGCGGCGTTAGTATTGCTCTGCTCATCTGATGCGACTACATTCGAATATGATCCAAGGAAGTCTATCAGATACTCTACTGTAAATATAATCCCATATCCGTTGAGAAAAGAATTAGAGAAATATGGAGAAACTGAAGTTATACGTCGCGAGCCGCTACTTATTGAAAATGTCGCATGA